The DNA sequence CCCCCGGCTGCGGCTCGTCGGCGCCACCGCGCTGTTCCTGGTCGCGACCGCCGGGTTCATCGCCACCAGGTCGGTGCCGGTCACCGATCCGGCCGCCCCGCGCGCCGGCTCCATTCTGCTGATGAGCGGAATCAACTCCGCCTCCGGCCGGGGCACCATCTTCGGCACCCGCACCGACGTCCTCGGCTACACCTGCGCGCAGACGTTCTACTTCTCCTACGCCGGCCCTGGCGACGGCCAGCCGCAGGGCCGGGCCCGTTGCCCGATCCGCACCGGTGCCCCGTACGACCGGACGGACACCCAGCGGCCGTTCGCCGAGCAGGTGGCCATCTTCGCCGACCAGGTCCGGGACCTGCCCCGCCCGCTGGTCGTCGCCGCCCACTCGCACGCGGTGTGGGTGGCCTGGGAGGCGGTGACCGACGGAGCCACGGCGCAGGTCGACGAGCTGATCCTGGTCGGGCCGTTCCCGGACAGCCCGGCCGGCTACCTCCCACCGGGTCGCGACGGGCCCGGTCGGGTCGGCAGCGACCTGTTCCGGCTGCTGGTGCCGATCTCCGACTGGGTGGACTTCCACTTCGAGCCGGACGCCCCGGCCGCCCGGGAACTACTCGCCCCGGCCAACGGCGGGGCCACCGTGCTGACCGATCCGCTGCCACCGCCGGTGCGGGCGGCGGCGGTCACCTCGGCGACCGATCTGCCGCTGATGCCGCATGGCTGGCGGCTGCCGGTCGCCCGCAACGTCTGTCCGGTCCGCGAGGCGCACCCTTTCCTGCCGGACACCCCGGCGTTCTACCACGAGGTCAACCGGTTCCTCGACGACGAACCGCCACTGCCCTGCCCACCGTGGCGGGACTGGGGCCGACCGATGGCGCTGCCGTTCGGCGTACCCCCGATGGACTGACCCCTGCCCACCGAGACCGGGAGGAACCCATGGCCAGACATCTCGACGACCGGGTCGTCGTCGTCACCGGCGCGTCCAGTGGAACCGGCCGGGCCTGCGCCCACCGCTTCGCCGCCGCCGGCGCCACTCTGGTGCTGCTGGCCCGCCGCCGGGACGCGCTGGAGACGGTGGCGACCGAATGCCGTGGGCGGGGCGGACAGGTGCTGGTGGTTCCGCTCGACGTGACCGACGCCGACGCCGTCGCCGACGCCGCCCGGCAGGCCGTCGCCCAGTTCGGCCGGATCGACGTCTGGGTCAACAACGCGGGGGTCAACCTGTACGGCGCGGTCGAGGAAACTCCCGCACACCTGTGGCATCAGGTGGTGCGAACCAACCTGTTTGGCACGTACCACGGCATCCGTGCCGCGCTGCCGTGGTTGCGGGACCAGGGACACGGGACCCTGATCACCGTCTCGTCGGTGCACGGCTGGGTGCCGACGCCGCAGCAGAGCGCGTACGCGGCGAGCGCGCACGCCGTCCGGGCGCTGAGCGACTGCACCCGGCAGGAGGTTCGTGACGTGCCCGGGATCGCGGTGTGCACGGTGCTGGCGGGGCCGGTGGACACCCCGATGTCGCGCAGCGCCGCGAACTGGACCGGTCGGCGGATGGTGCCGCCGGCCCGCCCCTGCCACCCCGACGAGGTGGCCATGACCGTCGTCAAGCTGGTCCGCAGCCCTCGCCGGGAGGTTCACGTCGGGCCCGGTGCCCGGCGCGGGGTGCTCGCCGCCCGGCTGCTGCCGGCGCTGACCGAGCGGGCCCGCGCCCGGGCGGCGCGGCGGTCCCAGGCCGCCGACGTTCCGGTCGGCTACACCGCCGGCAACCTGCTGCGACCCATGCCGCTCGGTGCCCGGGTCGACAGCGGCCGGAGTACGGCGTACCCCGCCTCGCGTGGTGCCCGATGAGTCCGCTGCTGACGCCGTCGCCGCCCG is a window from the Solwaraspora sp. WMMD792 genome containing:
- a CDS encoding SDR family NAD(P)-dependent oxidoreductase; the encoded protein is MARHLDDRVVVVTGASSGTGRACAHRFAAAGATLVLLARRRDALETVATECRGRGGQVLVVPLDVTDADAVADAARQAVAQFGRIDVWVNNAGVNLYGAVEETPAHLWHQVVRTNLFGTYHGIRAALPWLRDQGHGTLITVSSVHGWVPTPQQSAYAASAHAVRALSDCTRQEVRDVPGIAVCTVLAGPVDTPMSRSAANWTGRRMVPPARPCHPDEVAMTVVKLVRSPRREVHVGPGARRGVLAARLLPALTERARARAARRSQAADVPVGYTAGNLLRPMPLGARVDSGRSTAYPASRGAR